A stretch of the Argentina anserina chromosome 6, drPotAnse1.1, whole genome shotgun sequence genome encodes the following:
- the LOC126797857 gene encoding cysteine-rich repeat secretory protein 38-like: MSFSKSIPLSFLLFCLLHHAASGASPLYHICFSKANYTAASSPYHANLKTVLNLLSTKVPPSGFGVASRGTGPNKVNGLALCRGDVSSSKCKTCVVEASKELRARCPSKKGAVIWYDHCMVKYSNGNFVGEIDNTNKFYKWSIKTVSNPSIFNKNVKKLLSGLSDKASSNQKFYKTGVLQLDNSKKLYGLVQCTRDLSRLECKKCLDAAITELPKCCDAKRGGRVVGASCNFRYELSPFV; the protein is encoded by the coding sequence ATGTCCTTCTCTAAATCAATCCCCCTGTCTTTCTTGCTCTTCTGTCTTTTGCACCATGCAGCCTCTGGTGCTTCTCCACTTTACCATATCTGTTTCAGCAAGGCAAACTACACTGCTGCTAGTAGTCCATACCATGCTAACTTGAAGACCGTGCTCAATCTTTTATCCACCAAAGTTCCTCCCAGTGGGTTTGGGGTCGCTTCAAGAGGTACAGGACCGAACAAAGTGAACGGACTAGCACTATGCCGAGGCGACGTCTCAAGCTCAAAGTGCAAGACTTGTGTCGTCGAAGCAAGCAAAGAGCTTCGTGCACGCTGCCCTAGTAAAAAAGGAGCAGTAATATGGTACGACCATTGCATGGTGAAGTACTCAAATGGGAACTTCGTTGGGGAAATTGATAATACAAACAAGTTCTATAAGTGGAGCATCAAGACCGTAAGCAATCCCAGCATATTCAACAAGAATGTCAAGAAATTGTTGAGTGGCTTATCTGATAAAGCTTCTTCTAACCAGAAGTTTTATAAAACTGGTGTGCTCCAACTCGATAATTCAAAGAAGTTGTATGGTTTAGTTCAGTGCACGAGGGACCTGTCTCGCCTGGAATGTAAGAAGTGTCTTGACGCTGCAATAACCGAACTGCCGAAATGTTGTGATGCGAAACGAGGCGGGCGCGTTGTAGGTGCGAGCTGTAACTTTCGATATGAACTTTCGCCCTTTGTTTAG